In the genome of Hydractinia symbiolongicarpus strain clone_291-10 chromosome 5, HSymV2.1, whole genome shotgun sequence, one region contains:
- the LOC130645374 gene encoding 60S ribosomal protein L26-like: MKKNGAVSSSRRKCRKAHFSAPSSVRRKLMSAPLSKELRQKYAVRSIPVRKDDEVLVTRGPFKSAQAGKVISVYRKKWVLHIERVQREKANGATVSVGIHPSKVEVVRLKMDRDRKKILDRKNRVKLQEKAKGKHTEEDVAMATAE, translated from the exons ATGAAGAAGAACGGTGCTGTATCTTCGTCTAGAAGAAAATGCCGTAAGGCTCACTTTTCTGCCCCAAGTAGTGTCCGTAGAAAGTTAATGAGTGCTCCACTATCTAAAGAACTTAGACAAAAATACGCAGTGAGATCTATTCCAGTTAGAAAAGACGATGAAGTACTCGTAACTCGAGGCCCTTTCAAAAGTGCTCAAGCTGGTAAAGTGATCAGCGTATATAGAAAAAAATGGGTATTACATATTGAAAGAGTACAGAGAGAAAAAGCAAATGGTGCTACTGTTAGCGTTGGTATTCACCCAAGCAag GTTGAAGTTGTACGTTTAAAAATGGACAGAGATCGAAAGAAGATTCTCGACAGAAAAAACCGTGTCAAGTTACAAGAAAAAGCCAAGGGAAAGCATACAGAAGAGGATGTTGCAATGGCCACTGCGGAATaa